A region from the Deltaproteobacteria bacterium genome encodes:
- a CDS encoding (2Fe-2S) ferredoxin domain-containing protein gives MAPYKKHVFICTNVRPPGSPRGCCAEKGSEELRSLFKKGLKARGLAGDVRANAAGCLDTCEAGPSIVVYPEGVWYGGVKPEDVAEILDEHLVNGRPVERLKMKFPIVKKGGGD, from the coding sequence ATGGCTCCCTACAAGAAGCACGTCTTCATCTGCACCAACGTGCGCCCACCAGGCAGCCCGCGCGGCTGCTGCGCGGAGAAGGGCTCCGAGGAACTCCGCTCGCTCTTCAAGAAGGGCCTCAAGGCGCGCGGCCTCGCCGGCGACGTCCGCGCCAACGCGGCCGGTTGCCTCGACACCTGCGAGGCCGGGCCGTCGATCGTCGTGTACCCCGAGGGCGTGTGGTACGGCGGCGTGAAGCCCGAGGACGTCGCGGAGATCCTCGACGAGCACCTCGTCAACGGCCGGCCCGTCGAGCGCTTGAAGATGAAGTTCCCCATCGTGAAGAAGGGCGGCGGCGACTGA